The following coding sequences are from one Thamnophis elegans isolate rThaEle1 chromosome 5, rThaEle1.pri, whole genome shotgun sequence window:
- the LOC116508997 gene encoding LOW QUALITY PROTEIN: homeobox protein Hox-B5-like (The sequence of the model RefSeq protein was modified relative to this genomic sequence to represent the inferred CDS: deleted 2 bases in 1 codon) codes for MSYYFVHSFSGRYPNAADYQLLNYGAGRSMDGSYRDPGNMQGGSYEGYKYNGMDLSISGSATTTSSSSSSQFGVVGDSSRVFSAQAALDSRLREAFSCSLSCPESLPCTSSTSSGGVNESHGGKTARSSHANQASVGAVSVTAFAEIYKTSTSSRTEESGSQANKGG; via the exons ATGAGTTATTACTTTGTACATTCTTTCTCAGGACGCTACCCTAATGCCGCAGACTATCAGCTGTTAAATTATGGGGCCGGCAGATCCATGGATGGATCCTATAGAGATCCAGGCAACATGCAGGGCGGCTCTTACGAGGGATACAAATACAATGGAATGGATTTGAGCATCAGCGGATcagccaccaccacctcctcctcctcctccagccaaTTTGGAGTGGTTGGGGATAGCTCTCGCGTCTTTTCTGCCCAGGCAGCGCTCGACAGCAGGTTAAGAGAGGCGTTCAGCTGCTCCTTGTCCTGTCCCGAATCCCTCCCTTGCACAAGCAGCACCAGTAGTGGCGGTGTCAATGAAAGCCATGGAGGCAAGACAGCCAGGTCCTCCCACGCCAACCAG GCTTCTGTCGGCGCAGTTAGCGTCACCGCATTTGCCGAAATATACAAAACCAGCACGTCCTCGCGAACCGAAGAGAGCGGTTCTCAAGCCAACAAGGGCGGCTGA